The Mycobacteriales bacterium nucleotide sequence GACCAGCACGTCCTCGCGCCGCCACTCGAGCCCGAGGATCTCGCGGATCGTCGTCGCGCCCTCGCGCTTCTTGCAGTACGCCGCGAAGTCGTGCTCGCCGAGCAGACCGGTGGCCGCCTCCTCCATCGCGGCCAGGTCGAGCGGCCGCGGCCAGGCGAGGGTGTCGTGGCGGCGCAGCGGGTCGACCTGCTCCGGCCCGTCGCTCACCTGGTAGCGGTAGGTCCGGCTCACCGCCGAGAAGCGGGCGTCGAAGCCCGCAGGAGCATCAGAGGTACGACGCACGCGCACGTCCTCGGGGAGCAGCCCGTTGAGCCGGCGCAGCAACCGCGGGTCGTGGGCGACCGGCTCGGGGAGGTCGACGTGCGCGACCTGACCCCGGGCGTGCACGCCCGCGTCGGTGCGGCCGGCCACCTGCACCCGCGGTGCGTCGCCTCGCACCAGCACCGCGAGCGTGTCCTGGACGACGCCCTGCACGGTGCGCCGGTCGGTCTGCTGCGCCCAGCCCGCGAAGGAGGT carries:
- the truA gene encoding tRNA pseudouridine(38-40) synthase TruA — translated: MAEGLVRVRIDLAYDGTSFAGWAQQTDRRTVQGVVQDTLAVLVRGDAPRVQVAGRTDAGVHARGQVAHVDLPEPVAHDPRLLRRLNGLLPEDVRVRRTSDAPAGFDARFSAVSRTYRYQVSDGPEQVDPLRRHDTLAWPRPLDLAAMEEAATGLLGEHDFAAYCKKREGATTIREILGLEWRREDVLVMTVQADAFCHSMVRSLVGGFLAVGERRREPAWMAALLDTGARAQDIAVAAPHGLSLEQVGYPPDEELLARQAVTRNLRTQGTSSGA